In the genome of Panthera uncia isolate 11264 chromosome B3 unlocalized genomic scaffold, Puncia_PCG_1.0 HiC_scaffold_1, whole genome shotgun sequence, one region contains:
- the CALML4 gene encoding calmodulin-like protein 4 isoform X1: MSPGGALSADSFSRSETCRPGRAVAGHQLCSGKLESDPGTGPGLHGSRGFITGASTQLGGLSTWSREERDRTGGCGSREPTGDSLRPRDEYKECFSLYDKQQRGKIKATDLMVVMRCLGASPTPGEVQRHLQTHGIDRNGELDFSTFLTIMHTQIKQEDPKKEILLAMLMADKEKKGYIMASELRSKLMTLGEKLTHKEVDDLFREAEIEPNGKVKYDEFIDKITIPVQDY; encoded by the exons ATGAGTCCTGGGGGAGCCCTTTCCGCAGACTCATTTTCTCGAAGTGAAACCTGTCGCCCTGGCCGGGCGGTGGCGGGGCATCAGCTGTGCTCGGGGAAGCTGGAATCTGACCCGGGCACTGGGCCTGGTCTCCATGGCAGCCGCGGATTTATTACTGGGGCCTCCACCCAGCTTGGCGGACTTTCGACTTGGAGCcgggaggagagggacagaacaggCGGTTGTGGGAGCCGGGAGCCCACAGGCGACAGCCTGAGGCCCCGCGATG AGTACAAGGAATGCTTCTCTCTGTATGACAAGCAGCAGCGGGGGAAGATAAAAGCCACTGACCTCATGGTGGTGATGAGGTGCCTGGGGGCCAGCCCGACACCTGGAGAGGTGCAGCGGCACCTGCAGACTCACGGGATCG ACAGAAACGGGGAGCTGGATTTCTCCACGTTCCTGACCATTATGCACACGCAAATAAAACAAGAGGACCCAAAGAAAGAAATCCTCTTGGCCATGTTGATGGCAGACAAGGAGAAGAAAGGCTACATCATGGCGTCCGAGCTGCGGTCAAAACTCATGACACTGGGGGAGAAGCTCACCCACAAGGAAG TGGACGATCTTTTCAGGGAAGCAGAGATTGAACCAAATGGCAAAGTGAAGTATGATGAATTTATCGACAAGATCACCATCCCTGTGCAGGACTACTGA
- the CALML4 gene encoding calmodulin-like protein 4 isoform X5, translated as MHTQIKQEDPKKEILLAMLMADKEKKGYIMASELRSKLMTLGEKLTHKEVDDLFREAEIEPNGKVKYDEFIDKITIPVQDY; from the exons ATGCACACGCAAATAAAACAAGAGGACCCAAAGAAAGAAATCCTCTTGGCCATGTTGATGGCAGACAAGGAGAAGAAAGGCTACATCATGGCGTCCGAGCTGCGGTCAAAACTCATGACACTGGGGGAGAAGCTCACCCACAAGGAAG TGGACGATCTTTTCAGGGAAGCAGAGATTGAACCAAATGGCAAAGTGAAGTATGATGAATTTATCGACAAGATCACCATCCCTGTGCAGGACTACTGA
- the CALML4 gene encoding calmodulin-like protein 4 isoform X2, with product MAKFLSQDQINEYKECFSLYDKQQRGKIKATDLMVVMRCLGASPTPGEVQRHLQTHGIDRNGELDFSTFLTIMHTQIKQEDPKKEILLAMLMADKEKKGYIMASELRSKLMTLGEKLTHKEVDDLFREAEIEPNGKVKYDEFIDKITIPVQDY from the exons ATG GCCAAGTTTCTTTCCCAGGACCAAATTAATG AGTACAAGGAATGCTTCTCTCTGTATGACAAGCAGCAGCGGGGGAAGATAAAAGCCACTGACCTCATGGTGGTGATGAGGTGCCTGGGGGCCAGCCCGACACCTGGAGAGGTGCAGCGGCACCTGCAGACTCACGGGATCG ACAGAAACGGGGAGCTGGATTTCTCCACGTTCCTGACCATTATGCACACGCAAATAAAACAAGAGGACCCAAAGAAAGAAATCCTCTTGGCCATGTTGATGGCAGACAAGGAGAAGAAAGGCTACATCATGGCGTCCGAGCTGCGGTCAAAACTCATGACACTGGGGGAGAAGCTCACCCACAAGGAAG TGGACGATCTTTTCAGGGAAGCAGAGATTGAACCAAATGGCAAAGTGAAGTATGATGAATTTATCGACAAGATCACCATCCCTGTGCAGGACTACTGA
- the CALML4 gene encoding calmodulin-like protein 4 isoform X4, whose protein sequence is MVVMRCLGASPTPGEVQRHLQTHGIDRNGELDFSTFLTIMHTQIKQEDPKKEILLAMLMADKEKKGYIMASELRSKLMTLGEKLTHKEVDDLFREAEIEPNGKVKYDEFIDKITIPVQDY, encoded by the exons ATGGTGGTGATGAGGTGCCTGGGGGCCAGCCCGACACCTGGAGAGGTGCAGCGGCACCTGCAGACTCACGGGATCG ACAGAAACGGGGAGCTGGATTTCTCCACGTTCCTGACCATTATGCACACGCAAATAAAACAAGAGGACCCAAAGAAAGAAATCCTCTTGGCCATGTTGATGGCAGACAAGGAGAAGAAAGGCTACATCATGGCGTCCGAGCTGCGGTCAAAACTCATGACACTGGGGGAGAAGCTCACCCACAAGGAAG TGGACGATCTTTTCAGGGAAGCAGAGATTGAACCAAATGGCAAAGTGAAGTATGATGAATTTATCGACAAGATCACCATCCCTGTGCAGGACTACTGA